A genome region from Columba livia isolate bColLiv1 breed racing homer chromosome 2, bColLiv1.pat.W.v2, whole genome shotgun sequence includes the following:
- the MSANTD3 gene encoding myb/SANT-like DNA-binding domain-containing protein 3, giving the protein MQNEIIKPAKYFSEVEKSVLLALVEKYKYVLECKKSDARTIALKQRTWQALAHEYNSQPSVSLRDFKQLKKCWENIKARTKKIMAHERREKVKRSISPLINTHIIGKEKIASIMPEQMYFLQSPPEEDSEYQPDASSQESFVVSNRELCDEEKELVHFPVCEGTSQPEPSCSDVRIAADKNYRSKASQESALKKMHEEEHHQQMSILQLQLIQMNEVHVAKIQQIERECEMAEEEHRIKMEVLNKKKMYWERKLQTITKEWPVSSFNRPFPNSP; this is encoded by the exons ATGCAAAACGAAATAATAAAGCCTGCTAAATACTTCTCGGAAGTGGAGAAGAGTGTGCTGCTTGCATTagttgaaaaatacaaatacgTGCTTGAATGTAAAAAGAGCGATGCAAGAACTATTGCTCTGAAACAACGTACCTGGCAAGCACTAGCTCATGAATATAATTCACAGCCCAGTGTATCACTGCGAGACTTCAAACAGTTAAAGAAATGCTGGGAAAATATCAAGGCACGGACAAAAAAGATAATGGCACATGAAAGGCGGGAGAaggtaaaaagaagtattaGTCCGCTTATAAATACCCACATCATAGGGAAAGAGAAGATTGCCAGCATAATGCCTGAGCAAATGTACTTTTTGCAGAGCCCACCAGAAGAAGATTCTGAATATCAGCCTGATGCTTCTAGTCAAG AGTCATTTGTTGTCTCAAATAGAGAACTCTGTGATGAAGAGAAAGAACTGGTACATTTCCCAGTATGTGAAGGTACCTCTCAACCTGAGCCTTCGTGTTCTGATGTCAGAATAGCAGCAGATAAGAACTACAGAAGTAAAGCATCTCAGGAAAGTGCTCTAAAAAAGATGCATGAAGAAGAACATCATCAGCAAATGTCAATTTTGCAACTGCAGTTAATCCAAATGAATGAAGTTCATGTGgcaaaaatacagcaaatagaAAGAGAGTGTGAGATGGCTGAAGAggaacacagaataaaaatggaagtgctaaataaaaagaaaatgtattggGAGAGAAAACTGCAGACCATCACAAAAGAATGGCCTGTATCATCCTTTAACAGGCCCTTTCCTAATTCACCGTAG